From the genome of Paraburkholderia aromaticivorans, one region includes:
- the bioB gene encoding biotin synthase BioB, which translates to MTQLNIAPASAETAANNNNAAAGSKQIARWRVADIVALYELPFNDLMFRAQQTHREHFDANTVQLSTLLSIKTGGCEEDCAYCPQSVHHDTGLQADKLMPVDEVLAAAKLAKENGATRFCMGAAWRNPKDRHLEPIKDMIRGVKAMGLETCVTLGMLETHQARGLREAGLDYYNHNLDTSPEFYGQIISTRTYQDRLDTLERVRDAGINVCCGGIVGLGESRRERAGLIAQLANMEPYPESVPINNLVQVEGTPLTGTEAIDPFEFVRTIAIARITMPRAMVRLSAGREQMNEALQAMCFLAGANSIFYGDQLLTTSNPQAEADRKLLERLGIRAEAAQQMPLDQSGCEHGCDKHAAPN; encoded by the coding sequence ATGACGCAACTGAACATCGCTCCGGCGTCCGCCGAGACGGCCGCCAACAACAACAACGCCGCCGCCGGCTCGAAGCAGATCGCGCGCTGGCGCGTGGCGGATATCGTCGCGTTGTACGAACTGCCGTTCAACGACCTGATGTTCCGGGCACAGCAAACCCATCGCGAACATTTCGATGCGAATACCGTGCAGTTGTCGACGCTGTTGTCGATCAAGACCGGCGGCTGCGAAGAAGATTGCGCGTACTGTCCGCAGTCGGTGCATCACGACACGGGCCTGCAAGCCGACAAGCTGATGCCGGTCGACGAAGTGCTCGCCGCCGCGAAGCTCGCCAAGGAAAACGGCGCGACGCGTTTCTGCATGGGCGCCGCGTGGCGCAACCCGAAAGACCGTCACCTCGAACCGATCAAGGACATGATCCGCGGCGTGAAGGCCATGGGCCTCGAAACCTGTGTGACGCTCGGCATGCTCGAAACGCATCAGGCGCGGGGACTGCGCGAAGCGGGCCTCGACTACTACAACCACAATCTCGATACCTCGCCGGAGTTCTACGGCCAGATCATTTCGACGCGCACGTATCAGGATCGCCTCGACACGCTCGAACGTGTGCGCGACGCCGGCATCAACGTCTGCTGCGGCGGAATTGTCGGCCTGGGCGAGTCGCGCCGTGAGCGCGCGGGGCTGATCGCGCAACTCGCGAATATGGAGCCGTATCCGGAATCGGTGCCCATCAACAATCTGGTGCAGGTGGAAGGCACGCCGCTGACCGGCACCGAAGCGATCGACCCGTTCGAATTCGTGCGCACGATCGCGATTGCGCGCATCACCATGCCGCGCGCGATGGTGCGTCTGTCCGCGGGCCGCGAGCAGATGAACGAAGCGTTGCAGGCGATGTGCTTCCTCGCCGGCGCGAACTCGATTTTCTACGGCGATCAATTGCTGACCACGAGCAATCCGCAAGCCGAAGCCGACCGCAAGCTGCTTGAGCGTCTGGGCATTCGCGCCGAGGCCGCGCAACAGATGCCGCTCGATCAAAGCGGCTGCGAGCACGGCTGTGATAAACACGCCGCGCCGAACTGA
- a CDS encoding sulfate ABC transporter substrate-binding protein: MAGKTGTSRWLAAGMTAITLALAGVSTAHADASLLNVSYDVTRELYKDINAGFIAAYKQKSGETVSIRQSHGASSAQALSVLQGLQADVVTMNQPNDIDLLAEKGQLVPANWRTRLPDDSAPYTTTMVFLVRKGNPKHIKDWDDLARPGVQVVIANPKTSGNGRYTYLAAWGYRKQHGGTDAQALDFEKALFKNVPVLDTGGRGATTTFTQRGIGDVLVTFENEVALMDTGVGGGNFEAVYPSVSLLAAPPVSIVDKVVDKRGTRKEAQAYLDYLWSPAAQEIIAQHHLRPRDKTVLAKHAAEFKPVKTFTVEEMFGSWQKAQQTHFSDGGTFDQIIVDKK, translated from the coding sequence ATGGCAGGCAAGACGGGGACTTCGCGCTGGCTGGCGGCCGGCATGACGGCAATCACGCTCGCGCTGGCGGGCGTGTCGACGGCGCATGCGGATGCGTCGCTGCTCAACGTGTCGTACGACGTGACGCGTGAGTTGTACAAGGACATCAACGCCGGCTTCATTGCCGCGTACAAGCAGAAGAGCGGCGAAACCGTGTCGATCCGCCAGTCGCATGGCGCGTCGAGCGCACAGGCGCTGTCGGTGCTGCAAGGCTTGCAGGCCGACGTGGTGACGATGAATCAGCCGAACGACATCGACCTGCTTGCCGAGAAAGGCCAACTGGTGCCGGCGAACTGGCGCACGCGCCTGCCCGACGACAGCGCGCCGTACACCACGACGATGGTGTTCCTGGTACGCAAGGGCAATCCGAAACACATCAAGGACTGGGACGATCTCGCCAGGCCCGGCGTGCAGGTGGTGATCGCCAACCCGAAGACATCGGGTAACGGGCGCTACACGTATCTGGCCGCCTGGGGTTATCGCAAGCAGCACGGCGGCACCGACGCGCAGGCGCTCGACTTCGAAAAAGCGCTCTTCAAGAACGTGCCGGTACTCGACACGGGCGGCCGCGGCGCGACGACCACGTTCACGCAGCGCGGTATCGGCGACGTGCTGGTGACGTTCGAAAACGAAGTGGCGCTGATGGACACGGGCGTGGGCGGCGGCAACTTCGAGGCGGTGTATCCGTCGGTGAGCTTGCTGGCGGCGCCGCCGGTTTCGATCGTCGACAAGGTGGTCGACAAGCGCGGCACGCGCAAGGAAGCGCAGGCGTACCTCGACTATCTGTGGTCGCCGGCCGCGCAGGAAATCATCGCGCAGCATCATCTGCGTCCGCGCGACAAGACGGTGCTCGCGAAGCATGCGGCGGAGTTCAAGCCGGTCAAGACGTTCACGGTCGAAGAAATGTTCGGCAGCTGGCAGAAAGCGCAGCAAACCCATTTTTCCGACGGCGGGACGTTTGATCAGATCATCGTCGACAAGAAATAA
- a CDS encoding RBBP9/YdeN family alpha/beta hydrolase: MLSCTKSTWPPRLVTVPGLHGSEGAHWQTWLERQFARSLRVEQADWDAPDLALWAKSLRDLLARERGPFVLAAHSFGCLATAHALQQASYANDVVGVLFVAPASPQKFAFAGPFDARRLGVPSILIGSETDPWMPLAGARDLAQRFGSAFVNLGDAGHINTAAGFGPWPRAKYFVDTLVHCAAPLRFREASFEAAQHAFV; this comes from the coding sequence ATGCTTTCATGCACCAAATCGACATGGCCGCCGCGGCTCGTTACCGTGCCCGGCTTGCACGGCAGCGAGGGCGCGCACTGGCAGACATGGCTGGAGCGCCAGTTCGCGCGCTCGCTGCGCGTCGAACAGGCTGACTGGGACGCGCCGGACCTCGCGCTGTGGGCGAAATCGTTGCGCGATCTGCTGGCGCGCGAGCGCGGGCCGTTCGTGCTGGCCGCGCATAGCTTCGGCTGCCTTGCGACCGCGCACGCGTTGCAGCAGGCGTCGTACGCGAACGACGTGGTCGGCGTGCTGTTCGTGGCGCCCGCGAGTCCGCAGAAATTCGCCTTCGCGGGCCCGTTCGACGCGCGGCGTCTCGGCGTGCCGTCCATCCTGATCGGCAGTGAAACCGACCCGTGGATGCCGCTCGCCGGAGCGCGCGATCTGGCGCAGCGCTTCGGCAGCGCGTTCGTCAATCTCGGGGACGCGGGGCATATCAACACCGCGGCCGGTTTCGGTCCGTGGCCGCGCGCGAAATATTTCGTCGACACGCTGGTGCATTGCGCGGCGCCGCTGCGGTTTCGCGAGGCGTCGTTCGAGGCCGCACAGCACGCATTCGTTTGA